GGCCCTGCGCATCGGCCAAAGCCGCGCGACAGCCGGTTCCGCCCCCGTCGATTCCCAGAAAATGAGCCATAGAAGCCTCCATACGGATAACATACCAAAGCAATACCAAATGAAAAGAGCAATCTTTCCGATGGCCAGTATGCCTGTATTTTGGCCGTTTCATGTGTTATTCTCACGGCGCAGCAAAGTTTCTGTTTACAATTGGTATTGCTTTGGCATTATATGGGCAAAAGGAGGAATCAGATGGCATTGCGCAGTACTGAAGCTCGGCATCCAAATTCCGTGCAGCTGCATACCCAGCCCGCGACGCGCGTTTTGTCGATGTTGCTGGACGCGCAAATCGGTGCGCTCGGTGCGCTGCGGCCGGCCTTGTCCTCGATCGATCAGGCGGCGGGGCTTGGTGCCGACGCGCTGCGCCGGGGCGGGCGTGTGGCCTATGCCGGGGCAGGCAGTTCAGGCCTGATGGCGTTGGCGGATTGCCTGGAACTGGCCGGGACATTCGGATTGCCGCCTGAGCGCACGCCGATGCTGTTTGCCGGCGGGGCCGAGGCGCTTTTGCATCTTCGGGGCAGCGTCGAGGATGATGCCTCGCTGGCGCAAGACGATGTCGATCGCATCGCGCTTGGCGAAGACGATGTGCTGGTGGTCGTGTCGGCGTCCGGCACAACGCCCTATGCTCTGGCGACGGCCGAGGCTGCCAAGGCACGTGGCGCGGCGATCATCGGCATCGCGAATGTTCCCGGTTCTCTGTTGCTGGCCGTCGCAGACGCTCCGGTTCTGCTGGATACCGGGCCAGAACTGGTCTCTGGCTCCACCCGCATGGGGGCCGCCTCGGCGCAGAAAGTGGCGCTGAACATGATGTCGGTGATGATTGCGGTGAGGCTCGGCCATGTTCATGATGGGCATATGGTGAACCTCATCGCGGACAATGCAAAGCTGATCGCGCGCGCTGCGCGCATCGTGGCCGATATTGCCGATGTGCCAGAAACCATTGCCAAGGCGGCGCTCGCCGCTACGGGCGGTGTGGTCAAGCTGGCGATCCTCGTCGCGCGCGGCATGGGGCCGGATCAGGCCCGCGCCGCGCTGTCCGAAACCGGCGGACATCTGGCCCCGCTGGTGGAGTGAGGCGCAACCATATCAACCAGGGGCCGGGAAGGTCCGAATTCAGGGAGTGAGACATGACTAGAACCCTTCGCATCGCGCTTTTGGCGAGCACCGTCCTGGGCGGAGCAGCCTCGGCGCAGGAGGTCACGCTGACCGTCGAAAGCTGGCGCAATGACGATCTGACCATCTGGCAGAACACGATCATCCCGGCTTTCGAAGAGGCGCATCCCGATATCAAGATCAACTTCGCGCCGACCGCGCCGGCGGAATATAACGCGGTGCTGAACTCCAAGCTGGATGCGGGTTCGGCAGGCGATCTGATTACCTGCCGCCCCTTCGATGCCTCGCTCGAACTGTTCAATCAGGGACAACTGGCTGATCTGACAGATCTGTCGGTGATGTCGAATTTCTCTGACGTGGCGAAATCCGCATGGCAGACTGATGATGGCAGCGCCACGTTCTGCGTGCCGATGGCGTCGGTGATCCACGGTTTCCTCTATAACAAGAACGCCTTCGAGGAACTCGGGCTGGAGGTTCCGACCACGGTCGACGAGTTCTACGCCGTGCTGGATGCGATCAAGGAAGATGGAAGCTATATCCCGATGGCGATGGGCAGTGCCGATCAGTGGGAAGCCGCGACGATGGGCTATCAGAATATCGGTCCGACCTATTGGAAGGGCGAGGAGGGTCGCAAGGCGCTGATCGACGGCAGACAGAAGCTGACGGATGAGCAATGGGTCGAGCCGTTCCGCCAGCTCGCCCGGTGGAGCGAATATCTGGGAGACGGCTTCGAGGCACAGACCTATCCGGACAGCCAGAACCTGTTCACGCTCGGACGTGCGGCGATCTATCCCGCCGGCTCGTGGGAGATCGGGGTATTTACCCCGCAGATCGACGGCATGTTCGAGATGGGCGCCTTCCCGCCTCCGGTCCCGGCAGAGGGTGACAGCTGCTATATCAGCGATCACACGGATATCGCGCTTGGCATGAATGCGGCGACCGAAAACCCCGAGGCGGCCCGGACATTCCTGGAATGGGTTGGCTCGCCCGAATTCGCGACGCTTTACGCCAATGCATTGCCGGGCTTCTTCGCGATGAACTCGACCCCGGTCGAGATGGAGGACCCGGTGGCACAGGAATTCGTGTCCTGGCGCGAGGAATGTGAGCCGACGATACGTTCTACTTATCAGATCCTGTCGCGCGGAACCCCGAACCTGGAGAACGAGACCTGGAACGCCTCGGCGAATGTCATCACCGGCGCCGAGACGCCCGAAGATGCGGCCGCGCGTCTGCAGGAAGGCCTCGCCTCCTGGTACGAGCCGCAGCAGGAATAACCCCGGTTCGGGCCTGACGGCCCAGCCTCCCCACCGGGGCAGGGGGCTTTCAGCCCCCGACCGCCCGCCAGGCCGGGCGGTTTCCCCCGAGGATATTTGTTTCAGGATGAAAGGAAGAGCCATGGCGCAGCGGAAAGCGTTTCGCTGGCATATCGCGGTGTTTCTGGCGCCGGCGGTGCTGGTCTATACAGCGATCATGATCATCCCGCTGATCGGCACGCTGAACCTGTCGTTGTTCCGCCTGGCCGAGACCGGCGAGCGCGTCTTTGTCGGGCTGGCGAATTTTGCCACGCTGTTCGGCGATCCGCGTTGGGCGGATTCCTTCTGGAACGCATTGGCCAATAACGGCTGGTTCTTCCTGATCCATATGCTGGTGCAGAACCCGATCGGGATCATGCTGGCGGCGATCCTGTCGTCACCCCGTCTGCGCGGCGCGGCCTTCTATCGCACGGCGATCTTCATCCCGACGATTCTCAGCTTCGTCATCGTGGGCTTTGTCTGGAAACTGATCCTGTCCCCGATCTGGGGGATTGCGCCGGGAATGCTGGATGCGGTCGGGCTGAAATCGCTGTTCGCGCCCTGGCTGGGAAAAGAGGAATATGCGCTGACCACGCTGGCGCTGATCTCGGTCTGGCAGTTCGTCGGCATTCCGATGATGCTGATCTATGCGGCGCTGCTGTCGATCCCGGACGAGGTGATCGAGGCGGCCGAGATGGATGGCGTCACCGGCTGGTCGCAATTCTGGAAGATCAAGCTGCCGCTGATCCTGCCCTCGATCGGCATCATCTCGGTGCTGACCTTCGTCGGCAACTTCAACGCCTTCGACCTGATCTATGTGAGCCAGGGTGCGCTTGCCGGGCCGAACTATGCCACGGATATCCTCGGCACCTTCCTCTATCGCACGTTCTTCGGGTTCCAGCTGCAACTTGGCGATCCCCATATGGGCGCGACCATCGCCACCGCGATGTTCGGCATCATTCTGGTCGGGGTCTGCGTCTATCTGTTCGGCATCCAGACCCGCCTGCGGCGCTATCAGTTCTGAGGAGAACGAGATGAATTCAGCACGTCAATCCATGAGCCGCAGCGTCGCCGCGCATGGCATCCTGATCCTTTATACGATCATCGCGCTGTTCCCGGTCTTCGTCATCGTGGTCAACAGCTTCAAGTCGCGGCGCGCGATCTTTGCCGATCCTCTGGCGCTGCCCAATGCCGAGACCTTCGATCTGGTGGGCTATCAGACGGTGCTTCAGCAAGGCGATTTTATGCAGTATTTCCTGAACTCGCTGACCGTCACCGTGGGCAGCCTGTTCTTCGTGCTGCTGTTCGGGGCGATGGCCGCCTTCGCCCTGGCCGAGTATCGCTTTCGCGGCAACCGGATGATGGGGCTGTATCTGGCGCTTGGCATCATGATCCCGATCCGGCTCGGCACGGTAGCCATTCTGCAGATGATGGTCGCCTCGGGATTGGTCAACACGCTGACCGCGCTGATCCTCGTCTATACGGCGCAAGGCATCCCACTGGTGGTGTTCATCCTGTCGGAATTCATGCGCGGCGTTTCGGACGATCTCAAGAATGCAGGGCGGATCGACGGGCTGAGTGAATACAAGATCTTCTTCCGGCTCGTGCTGCCTCTGGTCCGTCCGGCGATGGCGACGGTCGCGGTGTTCACCATGATCCCGATCTGGAACGATCTCTGGTTTCCGCTGATCCTTGCGCCGTCCGAGGAAACCAAGACCATCACCCTCGGCAGTCAGGTCTTCATCGGGCAATTCGTAACCAACTGGAACGCGGTGCTGGCCGCGCTTGGGCTGGCAATCGTGCCAGTGCTGGTCCTGTATCTGATCTTCTCGCGTCAACTGATCCGCGGCATCACCGCAGGAGCGGTCAAATGATCCGGGTTCTGGTCGCCGGTCTGGGACAGATGGGGCAGAGCCACGCGCTCGCCTATCACCACAGTCCCGAATTCGAGATCGTCGGGCTGGTCAATCGCAGCACGCCCGATCTGCCAGACGCGCTGACGGGCTATCCTCTCTCTGGTGATTTTGACGAGGCGCTGGCCGAGCTGAAGCCGGATCTGGTCTGCGTTGCGACCTATTCGGACAGTCACGCCGATTACGCCGTCTCGGCAATGAAGGCGGGCGCGCATGTCTTCGTCGAGAAGCCGCTTGCCACTACGGTAGAGGATGCGAAGCGCGTGGTCGATTGCGCGAGTGCGACGGGGCGCAAGCTGGTGGTGGGGTATATCCTGCGCCATCACCCGAGCTGGCAGCGGCTGATCGAGGAGGCGCGCGATCTCGGCGGGCCATACGTGTTCCGCCTGAACCTTAACCAGCAATCCAGCGGACCAAGCTGGGATGTGCATAAGGCGCTGATGCAGACCACCTCTCCGATCGTGGATTGCGGCGTCCACTATGTCGATGTGATGTGCCAGATCACCGATGCAGCCCCGGTCGAGGTGCGTGGCATGGGTCTGCGGCTGAGCGACGAAATCGCCCCGGAGATGTATAATTACGGGCATTTCCAGGTGCTCTTCGCCGATGGTTCGGTCGGCTGGTACGAGGCCGGCTGGGGACCGATGATGTCGGATACGGCATTCTTCGTGAAGGACGTGGTGTCGCCCAAGGGCGCTGTGTCGATCCGGATGCCCGAGACGGCGCGCTCGGACGATATCGACACCCATACCATGACCTCGACGCTGCGGGTTCATCGGGTCGGCGGCAAGGATGAAGATCTCAGCATGGCCGATGAACCCGGTCATCAGGCGCTGTGCGACCGCGAACAGAGCTTCGTGGCGCGTGCCATCAATGAAGATATCGATCTCGGCCGGCATATGACCGACGCCGTGCGCTCGCTGGCCGTCTGTCTGGCGGCGGATGAAAGCGTGCGCCGCGGCGTGGCCGTGAAACTGTGAAGGAACGCAAATGGGAACTCTGAATCTGTCCAATGTCACCAAATCCTTCGGCAAGGTCGAGGTGATCAAGGGTGTCGATCTCAGCGTGAATGACGGCGAATTTTGCGTCTTTGTCGGCCCCTCGGGCTGCGGCAAGTCCACCTTGCTGCGCATGATCGCGGGGCTGGAGGATGTGACCTCTGGCGATGTGCTGTTGGACGGCGAGCGGATCAACGACGTCGCGCCGGCCAAGCGCGAGATCGCGATGGTGTTCCAGACCTACGCGCTTTATCCGCATCTGACCGTGCGCGAGAATATGGGGTTGGGGCTGAAACAGCTCGGCACGCCCAAGGCAGATATTACCGCCGCGACCGAGAAGGCGGCGGCGATGCTGGCGCTCGACCCGCTGATGGATCGCCGCCCCTCCGAGCTGTCAGGCGGGCAGCGTCAGCGTGTCGCGATTGGCCGGGCCATCGTGCGGACGCCGAAGCTTTTTCTTTTCGACGAACCGCTGTCCAATCTCGATGCGGCGCTGCGCGTGGCGACGCGGATCGAGATCGCCCGGCTGCACCGCGAACTCGGCGCGACGATGATCTATGTGACCCATGATCAGGTCGAGGCGATGACGCTGGCCGACAAGATCGTGGTTCTGCGCGCCGGGAAGGTCGAACAGGTCGGCCGTCCGATGGATCTGTATAACGATCCGGATAATACTTTCGTCGCAGGGTTCATCGGTAGCCCCCAGATGAACTTCCTGAAGGCAGAGGCGCTCGGGCTGCAATTCGACACGCTCGGCATTCGTCCCGAGCATCTGGAGATCTCGGAATCCGGCGGCGAGATCGAGGGCCGGGTCAGCCATCTGGAGAAGCTGGGCGGCGAAACGCTGACCTATGTGCGGACCGATCTGCACGGGCTGCTGACGGTGCGCCAGTTCGGTGAGCACGACCACCCGGTCGATGGCACGGTCTTCGTCACGCCGGATCAATCCCGCGCGTTCCGTTTCGATGCGGAAGGTCAGCGACTTCGCGGTTGACTGGGCTGTGCGCGGCGACCCGGACCTGGGTTCCGGCCGGCCCGAAACACCTAGCCAGCGCGATGAAAAGATGGCCGCAACATATCCACAGGGCTTCCGGGTGAACAGAAAAGGTCGAACAACGGAATAGAGCCGTTCCTGCGAAGGAAGTTGCTGCCTGACTGACTCCATAGCTATTGAGCCAACCCCGTAGCGCGAATTTTTGAACCATTGCGGGTGGGGCGTCGGTGGAATCCTGTTTTTTCAAAACACCGCTGGTGATAATGTCCTGAAGCTGTCTTGCCCGATATCAGCTTTGCGCGATTATATCGGAAAAGCGGCTTGCAAAACATGGTAAGCTGGCTCCAGTTTGCCAGCGAATCTGGTTTGGGAATTAGTTAATGCTTGTGCCCGTTGACGAGTTGTCGCCAACCCTGCGCTGTCCGCTCTGCAAGGCGGCGCTATCACGATCGGCAGATCAGAGGCTCTCCTGCGATCGAGGGCACAGCTATCCCATAATGCGCGGCAAGCCGGTTCTGGTCGATTTTACGGACTCCGTCCTGTCAGAAGACGCGATCATGGCCACCGAAGCGGACAGCCAGATCGAGCGGACCGAATATCGCGGCATCACCGCACGGGTGAAAAAGCTGCTTTCGCCGGACAAAAAGGCGACTGCCGAGAATGTGCGGCGCCTGATCGCGGATCTTGAACAGCTTGGCCGAGCGGCGAATTTGCTGGTGGTCGGCGGCGGTAGCGTCGGGCAGGGGATGCAGCCGCTTTACGATCATCCCGACATCCGCATCCACGCCTTCGACATTTACGACACGCCGAACGTCCAGTTTATCGCGGATGGGCACCACCTGCCTCTGCCAGACGATCACTTCGATGCGGTGGTGGTGCAGGCGGTGCTGGAGCATGTGCTGCAACCTGCTGAGGTGGTGGCCGAGATTCGTCGCGTTCTGCGGCCGGGCGGGCTGGTTTATGCCGAGACCCCATTCATGCAGCAGGTCCATGAGGGCCCTTATGATTTCACCCGTTTCACAGAAAGCGGGCACCGCTATCTGTTCCGCGGCTTCGACGCTATTGCGTCCGGCGCCAGCGGCGGGCCGGGGGTGCAGTTCATGTGGGCGGTGGATTATCTGGCGCGCAGCCTGTTCCGGTCACGCAAGGCGGGCAAGATCGCCAAACTGGCCTTTTTCTGGACACAGTATCTCGACCGGCTGATCCCGCCCGATTATGCGCAGGACGGGGCGAGCGGGGTGTTCTTTTACGGTCGCAAGGCCGAAACGCCGATCGGCCCGCACGACATCATTGCCTACTATCAGGGCGCGCAGAAACCCTGACGGCGCGTCGTCGGGAAGCGGGGCGCGCTTTCGCGCAAGATTCGCGCGAGACTGGCGCAAAACCATGAAACGATGTTAGGACTTTGGTCAACTCCCCGTTATCCGGGGAGCGTGATAACAAACGTCCAACCAACAGAGAGACTTCAGATGAACGCCAAACTTCCCCTCTTCGCCACGGCCGCCGCGCTCGCGGCGTCGGTGGTGTCCGCCGAAACCTGGGACATGCCGGTGGCCTATCCCTCGCATAACTATCACACTGAAAATGCGGAAGCCTTCGCTGCCGAAGTCGGCGAATGCACGGGCGGCGAACTGGAAATCACCGTCCATCCGAATGGCTCGCTGTTCAAGGGCGACGAAATCAAGCGCGCCGTGCAGACCGGCGACGCGCAGATCGGCGAGCGCCTGCTGTCGGCTCATGCCAATGAGGATGCGCTTTACGGCTATGATTCGGTGCCGTTCCTTGCCAGTTCGTTCGAGGCCTCGGAGAAGCTGCGTGCGGCGGCCGAGCCGGTCCTGGCCGAGCTGATGGCCGAGCAGGGCATGACGTTGCTTTATTCCGTGCCGTGGCCGGCGCAGGGAATGTATTTCAATCAGGAGATCAACTCGGTCGAGGAGATGGAAGGGATCAAGTTCCGCGCCTATAACTCCAGCACCGCGCGGGTGGCTGAACTGGCCGGTATGGTCCCGACGCAGGTCGAGGCGGCCGAGCTGAAACAGGCCCTTGCGACCGGGGTCGTGGCGTCGATGATTTCCTCGGGCTCGACCGGCGTGGATGAAAAGACCTGGGAGGACATGTCCCATTTCTATGATGTAAAGGCATGGCTGCCGCGCAATACGGTTTTCGCCAACACCGCAGCGCTTGAGGCGCTGCCGGCCGAGGTGCAGGATTGCGTTCGTTCGGCCGCGGAAGCCGCGCAGACCCGTGGTTCAGAGGAAGCGGAATCGCTCGCCGGAGGTTTCCTTGACACGCTGGCCGAGAACGGCATGAACGTCGCCGAACCGGGAGAGCAGCTTCAGGCCGATCTGGCCGAGATCGGCGATCAGATGACGAATGAATGGCTGGAATCCACCGGAGATAAGGGCCAGACCATCGTCGACGCCTATCGCGCCGAATGAGGCACTGAGCATCCGGCTGCGGCCAAAACAAAATCCTGTCGGCGCGTCTGTGAGCAGGCGCGCCGATTTCTGAACTGCCCGAGGTGACGATGCGATCTGCCCTGAATGGCCTTTATACCGGAGCCGGGGTGCTGGCGGCGCTGTCGCTTCTGGCGATCCTTCTGCTGGTGATCGCGCAGATGGTGGCCCGCTGGATGGGGCTGCTTCTGCCGGGCGGGGCCAGCTATGCGGGCTATGCGATGGCGGCCTCGTCCTTCCTCGGCATGGCCTATACCTTCGTGCACAACGAACATATCCGTGTCGGCCTTTTCGTCGATCGCAGCGGCAATCTGCGGCGCGGATTCGAGATCTGGTGCTATGGGATCGCTACGGCCATTGTGCTGTATTTTGCCTGGTATGCGATACAGGCGCCGATCCTCAGCCACCGCTTCAACGACGTATCTCAGGGGCAGGACGCCACACCGCTGTGGATCCCGCAGCTCTCCATGGCGGTCGGGGTCAGCATCATGGCCATCGCCGTGGTCGATACGCTTCTGAAGGTTCTGCTGACAGACAGCTATGGCATCGATCCGCCCCGCGAAATGCCCGAGCGCGACGCCCTCGCGAAGCGACGGCAGCGGCTCATCCTGCTGGGGGCGTTCCTGCTGGTGGTCTATGGCGCGATGCAGCTGATGACCGGCCTTGACCGCGACGCCACAGGGCTGAAAATCGGCGTTTTCCTGTTTGTCATGTTCTTCCTGCTCGGCTCGGGCGTCTGGGTCGGGCTGGCGCTGATGGGTGTGGCCTATATGGGCATGATCGGATTCACCTCGCGCAATCCCGGCAGCTCGATGTCGATCACCATCTGGACCGGAGCGTCAAGCTGGACGCTCACCTCGCTCCCGCTGTTCATATGGATGGGAGAAATCCTGTATCGCACGCGGCTCTCCGAGGATATGTTCAAGGGGCTGGCACCCTGGCTGTCCCGTCTGCCTGGCGGATTGCTGCATACGAATGTCGTTGGCTGCACGGTGTTCGCGGCGGTGTCCGGCTCATCTGCGGCGACGCTGACGACAGTTGGCAAGATGTCCATCCCCGAGCTGCGCAAGCGCGGCTATCCCGAATTCATGATTATCGGCACGCTGGCCGGCGCAGCGACGCTGGGGCTGATGATTCCGCCTTCGCTGACGCTGATCGTCTTCGGGGTGACGGTGAAGGAGAGTATCACCAGCCTGTTCATGGCCGGGGTTCTGCCGGGGCTCGTGCTGGCTTCGATGTTCATGCTCTATATCGCCGGGTGGTCGATTGCGCGTCCGCAGGACGCAGCCGAGCCAGAGCCGCGGCTGGGTTTCCTTGGCGCGCTGCGGAACTCGGTGCTGCTGATCCCGGTCATCGCGCTGATCGTGATGGTGATCGGCTCGATGTATATCGGCATCGCCACCGCCACCGAGGCCGCTGCCTTCGGCGTGGTCGGCGCGCTGGTTCTGGCGCTGCTGCAAGGCTCGCTGAACTGGCAGAGCTTTTCGGAAAGCCTGCTCGGCGCGACGCGCACCTCGGCGATGATCGCGCTGATCCTGATGGGGGCGAGCTTTCTGACGCTGTCCATGGGGTTCACCGGGGTGCCCCGGACGCTGGCCGAATGGATCGGGTCGATGGATCTCTCGCCCATCGCGCTGATCGCGGCGCTCACCGTGTTCTATATCGTGATCGGAATGTTCCTCGACGGGATCTCGGCGGTGGTGCTGACCATGGCGATCATCGAGCCGATGGTGCGCGGTGCCGGGATCGATATGATCTGGTTCGGGATCTTTGTCGTCGTTGTCGTCGAGATGGCCCAGATCACACCGCCGGTCGGGTTCAACCTGTTCGTGCTGCAAGGCATGACCAAGCATGACATGGGCTATATCGCGCGAACCGCGCTGCCGATGTTCCTCATCATGGTGCTGATGGTGGCGATCCTCGTCGCCTTCCCCGGTCTCGCCACCTGGCTGCC
This genomic window from Paracoccus sediminicola contains:
- a CDS encoding TRAP transporter substrate-binding protein, whose amino-acid sequence is MNAKLPLFATAAALAASVVSAETWDMPVAYPSHNYHTENAEAFAAEVGECTGGELEITVHPNGSLFKGDEIKRAVQTGDAQIGERLLSAHANEDALYGYDSVPFLASSFEASEKLRAAAEPVLAELMAEQGMTLLYSVPWPAQGMYFNQEINSVEEMEGIKFRAYNSSTARVAELAGMVPTQVEAAELKQALATGVVASMISSGSTGVDEKTWEDMSHFYDVKAWLPRNTVFANTAALEALPAEVQDCVRSAAEAAQTRGSEEAESLAGGFLDTLAENGMNVAEPGEQLQADLAEIGDQMTNEWLESTGDKGQTIVDAYRAE
- a CDS encoding TRAP transporter large permease, which gives rise to MTGLDRDATGLKIGVFLFVMFFLLGSGVWVGLALMGVAYMGMIGFTSRNPGSSMSITIWTGASSWTLTSLPLFIWMGEILYRTRLSEDMFKGLAPWLSRLPGGLLHTNVVGCTVFAAVSGSSAATLTTVGKMSIPELRKRGYPEFMIIGTLAGAATLGLMIPPSLTLIVFGVTVKESITSLFMAGVLPGLVLASMFMLYIAGWSIARPQDAAEPEPRLGFLGALRNSVLLIPVIALIVMVIGSMYIGIATATEAAAFGVVGALVLALLQGSLNWQSFSESLLGATRTSAMIALILMGASFLTLSMGFTGVPRTLAEWIGSMDLSPIALIAALTVFYIVIGMFLDGISAVVLTMAIIEPMVRGAGIDMIWFGIFVVVVVEMAQITPPVGFNLFVLQGMTKHDMGYIARTALPMFLIMVLMVAILVAFPGLATWLPDMVMQRAPAG
- a CDS encoding carbohydrate ABC transporter permease, which produces MAQRKAFRWHIAVFLAPAVLVYTAIMIIPLIGTLNLSLFRLAETGERVFVGLANFATLFGDPRWADSFWNALANNGWFFLIHMLVQNPIGIMLAAILSSPRLRGAAFYRTAIFIPTILSFVIVGFVWKLILSPIWGIAPGMLDAVGLKSLFAPWLGKEEYALTTLALISVWQFVGIPMMLIYAALLSIPDEVIEAAEMDGVTGWSQFWKIKLPLILPSIGIISVLTFVGNFNAFDLIYVSQGALAGPNYATDILGTFLYRTFFGFQLQLGDPHMGATIATAMFGIILVGVCVYLFGIQTRLRRYQF
- a CDS encoding ABC transporter ATP-binding protein; translated protein: MGTLNLSNVTKSFGKVEVIKGVDLSVNDGEFCVFVGPSGCGKSTLLRMIAGLEDVTSGDVLLDGERINDVAPAKREIAMVFQTYALYPHLTVRENMGLGLKQLGTPKADITAATEKAAAMLALDPLMDRRPSELSGGQRQRVAIGRAIVRTPKLFLFDEPLSNLDAALRVATRIEIARLHRELGATMIYVTHDQVEAMTLADKIVVLRAGKVEQVGRPMDLYNDPDNTFVAGFIGSPQMNFLKAEALGLQFDTLGIRPEHLEISESGGEIEGRVSHLEKLGGETLTYVRTDLHGLLTVRQFGEHDHPVDGTVFVTPDQSRAFRFDAEGQRLRG
- a CDS encoding ABC transporter substrate-binding protein, with translation MTRTLRIALLASTVLGGAASAQEVTLTVESWRNDDLTIWQNTIIPAFEEAHPDIKINFAPTAPAEYNAVLNSKLDAGSAGDLITCRPFDASLELFNQGQLADLTDLSVMSNFSDVAKSAWQTDDGSATFCVPMASVIHGFLYNKNAFEELGLEVPTTVDEFYAVLDAIKEDGSYIPMAMGSADQWEAATMGYQNIGPTYWKGEEGRKALIDGRQKLTDEQWVEPFRQLARWSEYLGDGFEAQTYPDSQNLFTLGRAAIYPAGSWEIGVFTPQIDGMFEMGAFPPPVPAEGDSCYISDHTDIALGMNAATENPEAARTFLEWVGSPEFATLYANALPGFFAMNSTPVEMEDPVAQEFVSWREECEPTIRSTYQILSRGTPNLENETWNASANVITGAETPEDAAARLQEGLASWYEPQQE
- a CDS encoding class I SAM-dependent methyltransferase codes for the protein MATEADSQIERTEYRGITARVKKLLSPDKKATAENVRRLIADLEQLGRAANLLVVGGGSVGQGMQPLYDHPDIRIHAFDIYDTPNVQFIADGHHLPLPDDHFDAVVVQAVLEHVLQPAEVVAEIRRVLRPGGLVYAETPFMQQVHEGPYDFTRFTESGHRYLFRGFDAIASGASGGPGVQFMWAVDYLARSLFRSRKAGKIAKLAFFWTQYLDRLIPPDYAQDGASGVFFYGRKAETPIGPHDIIAYYQGAQKP
- a CDS encoding N-acetylmuramic acid 6-phosphate etherase, whose product is MALRSTEARHPNSVQLHTQPATRVLSMLLDAQIGALGALRPALSSIDQAAGLGADALRRGGRVAYAGAGSSGLMALADCLELAGTFGLPPERTPMLFAGGAEALLHLRGSVEDDASLAQDDVDRIALGEDDVLVVVSASGTTPYALATAEAAKARGAAIIGIANVPGSLLLAVADAPVLLDTGPELVSGSTRMGAASAQKVALNMMSVMIAVRLGHVHDGHMVNLIADNAKLIARAARIVADIADVPETIAKAALAATGGVVKLAILVARGMGPDQARAALSETGGHLAPLVE
- a CDS encoding carbohydrate ABC transporter permease, producing MNSARQSMSRSVAAHGILILYTIIALFPVFVIVVNSFKSRRAIFADPLALPNAETFDLVGYQTVLQQGDFMQYFLNSLTVTVGSLFFVLLFGAMAAFALAEYRFRGNRMMGLYLALGIMIPIRLGTVAILQMMVASGLVNTLTALILVYTAQGIPLVVFILSEFMRGVSDDLKNAGRIDGLSEYKIFFRLVLPLVRPAMATVAVFTMIPIWNDLWFPLILAPSEETKTITLGSQVFIGQFVTNWNAVLAALGLAIVPVLVLYLIFSRQLIRGITAGAVK
- a CDS encoding Gfo/Idh/MocA family protein, whose product is MIRVLVAGLGQMGQSHALAYHHSPEFEIVGLVNRSTPDLPDALTGYPLSGDFDEALAELKPDLVCVATYSDSHADYAVSAMKAGAHVFVEKPLATTVEDAKRVVDCASATGRKLVVGYILRHHPSWQRLIEEARDLGGPYVFRLNLNQQSSGPSWDVHKALMQTTSPIVDCGVHYVDVMCQITDAAPVEVRGMGLRLSDEIAPEMYNYGHFQVLFADGSVGWYEAGWGPMMSDTAFFVKDVVSPKGAVSIRMPETARSDDIDTHTMTSTLRVHRVGGKDEDLSMADEPGHQALCDREQSFVARAINEDIDLGRHMTDAVRSLAVCLAADESVRRGVAVKL